Proteins from a genomic interval of Fusarium oxysporum Fo47 chromosome I, complete sequence:
- a CDS encoding adaptin N terminal region-domain-containing protein translates to MSSSGTGFLGRSSSSNANMRGLVQFIADLRNARARELEEKRINKELANIRQKFKDGSLSGYHKKKYVCKLLYIYILGWNVDFGHLEAVNLISANKYSEKQIGYLAMTLFLHEKHELLHLVVNSIRKDLLDHNELFNCLALHAIANVGSREMGEALNGEVHRLLISPTSKSFVKKKAALTLLRLYRKHPDIVSPQWAERIIHLMDDSDLGVALSVTSLVMTLAQDNLEQYKGAYAKAAARLKRILIDGEYTTDYLYYKVPCPWLQIKLLRLLQYFPPAEDTHVREMIRESLQKILNLAMETNKNVQQNNAQNAVLFEAINLIIHLDTEHGLMKQISTRLGKFIQSRETNVRYLGLEAMTHLAARAETLDPIKQHQEIILGSLKDRDISVRRKGLDLLYSMCDATNAQVIVGELLHYLQNADFAIREEMVLKIAILTEKYATDVQWYVDISLRLIAMAGDHVSDEVWQRVIQIVTNNEELQVYAAQNALQYVKGDHCHETLVKIGAYILGEFGHLVADQPRCSPIEQFMALQGKLTACSSSTRAMILSCFVKYVNLFPEIKPQLVHVFEFHSHNLDSELQQRACEYLTLVNMPTDDLLRTVCDEMPPFPERQSALLSRLHQKHANTSDRRTWVVGGKDANADARELSMGTGALKRTFSSNVPLNGKPNGQVATGTNGHSNGVADLAGLDLNAPTPSEPKMLKAPNLASAAHLSPGWEQGFNKLLVRSDGVLYEDGQLQIGVRSEYRGQMACLITYFKNKTPATISSFTTTLDLDENEKENLTWDVKNLPDSTIVQGGQSQQVVMFEAKKIFEKSPTVRISYLAGALQALTLKLPVSIHKFMDPAELTAEDFFKRWKQIGGAPREAQAIFGVSGKGDREITESFVTKTVEGFRWRVLDMVDPNPKNVVGASVLHTSQGGKFGCLMRLEPNYGQQMIRLTIRATDDSVPAVLLKYMQERLAAGISTGPDRFEPPSREQISDSFRNVMVT, encoded by the exons GCTGATCTCAGAAATGCGAGAGCGCGTGAActcgaggagaagcgaaTCAATAAGGAGCTGGCCAATATTCGACAGAAGTTCAAGGACGGCAGTCTTAGCGGTTACCACAAGAAGAAATATGTCTGCAAGTTGCTATATATTTACATCCTGGGCTGGAATGTCGATTTTGGGCACCTCGAGGCCGTGAATCTGATCTCAGCAAACAAATACTCAGAGAAGCAGATAGGTTATCTGGCTATGACACTCTTTCTCCACGAGAAGCACGAGCTTCTGCACCTTGTCGTCAACAGCATCCGAAAGGACCTACTCGACCATAATGAGCTTTTCAATTGTCTTGCTCTTCATGCGATTGCCAATGTTGGAAGTCGAGAGATGGGCGAAGCCCTAAATGGGGAGGTTCATAGACTCCTGATTTCTCC TACTTCAAAATCGttcgtcaagaagaaggccgctCTGACGCTCCTCCGATTATACCGCAAGCACCCAGATATCGTATCGCCGCAATGGGCGGAGCGCATTATCCACCTTATGGATGACTCTGACCTCGGCGTTGCACTTTCCGTCACGTCGCTGGTCATGACACTGGCCCAAGATAATCTAGAGCAATACAAGGGAGCGTATGCCAAAGCAGCAGCTCGTCTGAAGCGAATTCTTATCGACGGCGAGTATACGACCGATTACCTTTACTACAAAGTCCCCTGCCCCTGGCTGCAGATCAAATTACTTCGACTTCTGCAATACTTTCCACCTGCAG AGGACACTCATGTTCGGGAAATGATTCGCGAGTCTTTGCAAAAGATCCTGAACCTAGCCATGGAGACCAATAAGAACGTTCAACAGAACAACGCTCAAAACGCCGTGCtctttgaagccatcaaccTTATTATCCACCTAGACACTGAACATGGCCTGATGAAGCAAATTTCAACGAGACTGGGCAAATTTATCCAGAGCCGGGAGACCAACGTCAGATATCTAGGCTTGGAAGCTATGACACATCTGGCTGCGCGCGCTGAAACTCTGGATCCCATCAAGCAACACCAGGAAATTATTCTTGGCTCGCTCAAAGATCGAGATATCAGTGTTCGTCGCAAGGGTCTGGACTTACTCTACAGCATGTGTGACGCCACAAATGCCCAAGTCATCGTTGGTGAGCTACTGCACTACCTACAGAATGCCGACTTCGCTATCCGAGAAGAAATGGTCCTTAAGATTGCCATTCTTACGGAAAAGTACGCCACTGATGTGCAGTGGTACGTTGATATCTCCCTCAGACTTATCGCCATGGCTGGAGATCATGTCAGCGATGAGGTGTGGCAGCGAGTTATTCAAATTGTGACGAACAACGAGGAGCTACAGGTTTACGCAGCTCAAAATGCGTTACAATATGTCAAGGGCGATCACTGCCACGAGACTCTGGTCAAGATTGGCGCCTATATATTGGGAGAGTTTGGTCATTTGGTCGCTGACCAGCCCCGTTGCAGTCCTATTGAGCAGTTTATGGCTCTTCAGGGCAAGCTGACGGCATGCTCTTCGAGTACTCGTGCCATGATTCTCTCATGCTTTGTCAAATATGTCAACTTGTTCCCGGAAATCAAGCCTCAGCTTGTTCATGTGTTTGAGTTTCACAGCCACAACCTGGACTCCGAGCTTCAACAGAGAGCTTGTGAATACTTGACCCTTGTGAATATGCCAACGGATGACCTCCTTCGAACAGTTTGCGACGAAATGCCTCCTTTCCCTGAACGACAGTCTGCACTTCTCTCCAGACTACACCAGAAACATGCTAATACGAGCGACCGAAGGACCTGGGTGGTGGGAGGAAAGGATGCCAATGCGGACGCTCGGGAACTTAGCATGGGTACTGGAGCACTCAAGAGGACTTTTAGCTCGAATGTCCCACTGAACGGCAAACCGAATGGCCAGGTTGCAACTGGCACAAACGGTCATAGCAATGGTGTTGCCGATTTGGCTGGGCTCGATCTCAACGCACCTACACCATCTGAGCCAAAGATGCTCAAGGCCCCTAACTTGGCCAGTGCAGCTCATTTGTCACCCGGATGGGAGCAAGGATTCAACAAACTTCTTGTTCGATCAGACGGCGTTCTATACGAAGATGGCCAGTTACAGATCGGTGTTCGATCAGAATATCGTGGCCAGATGGCTTGCTTGATCACATATTTTAAGAACAAGACACCAGCAACTATCAGTTCCTTCACAACGACATTGGATCTGGACGAGAACGAAAAAGAGAACCTTACCTGGGACGTCAAAAACCTCCCTGATAGTACCATTGTGCAAGGTGGACAGTCCCAGCAAGTTGTTATGTTCGAAGCAAAGAAGATTTTTGAGAAGAGTCCGACTGTACGCATCAGCTACCTGGCTGGTGCACTACAGGCACTTACTCTGAAGCTTCCCGTGTCTATACACAAATTTATGGACCCGGCAGAGTTGACTGCTGAGGACTTTTTCAAGAGATGGAAGCAGATTGGTGGTGCCCCCCGAGAGGCGCAGGCCATTTTTGGAGTCAGTGGTAAGGGCGACAGAGAAATCACAGAGAGCTTCGTCACAAAGACAGTGGAGGGTTTCAGATGGCGTGTGCTGGACATGGTTGACCCCAACCCCAAGAACGTTGTTGGTGCGAGCGTGCTGCACACATCTCAAGGAGGCAAGTTTGGTTGTCTTATGAGACTGGAACCAAACTATGGACAACAG ATGATTCGATTGACTATCCGTGCCACAGATGATTCCGTGCCGGCGGTCTTGTTGAAGTATATGCAAGAACGGCTTGCTGCAGGAATCTCAACGGGACCGGATCGATTCGAGCCACCTTCACGGGAGCAGATTTCGGACTCTTTCCGTAATGTTATGGTGACTTGA